One window of the Silurus meridionalis isolate SWU-2019-XX chromosome 24, ASM1480568v1, whole genome shotgun sequence genome contains the following:
- the LOC124377905 gene encoding interferon-induced protein 44-like encodes MPWGSKDILEEKLRNFEPSTPDAEFVRILIVGEIGVGKSSFINSVNNAFQKRITCGALVDVEGGHSFTKIFKTHYIKRKNGSNLPFVFNDIMGLEYEDEHGARVQDIISALKGCLKEGYKFNPATAASKNDHNYKKNPKVSDQTFYVVYVITAHKVSFMRKEVIQKLRMIREEASKYR; translated from the exons ATGCCTTGGGG GAGCAAAGACATTTTAGAAGAGAAACTGAGGAACTTTGAGCCCTCCACTCCTGATGCTGAGTTTGTCAGGATTCTTATTGTTGGTGAAATTGGAGTAGGAAAGTCCAGCTTTATCAATTCTGTCAATAATGCTTTCCAAAAGCGAATCACCTGTGGGGCTCTGGTTGATGTGGAGGGTGGACACAGTTTCACAAAAATT TTTAAAACCCACTACATCAAGCGGAAAAATGGCTCCAATTTGCCTTTTGTCTTCAATGATATAATGGGACTGGAATATGAAGACGAACATGGTGCACGTGTACAGGACATTATCTCAGCCTTAAAGGGCTGTCTTAAAGAAGGATACAAA TTTAATCCTGCTACGGCCGCATCTAAAAACGACcacaactacaaaaaaaatcccaaagtTTCTGATCAAACCTTCTACGTGGTCTACGTTATAACAGCACACAAAGTGTCATTCATGAGGAAGGAGGTTATTCAAAAGCTGAGAATGATTCGTGAGGAAGCTTCAAAATATA gataa